The following DNA comes from Methanomassiliicoccales archaeon.
ACACCAGTAAATTCTTCAACGGCCTTTCGCCGATCGTCTACATCCTCTTTTTTCCGACCTCTGTTCTTTAATCCAGACGTCATTTGGATCATGTACTTAACGGCATGAGCGATATTAAGCACTTATGTCATTGCCAATGGAATATTGCATGAGTTGGGGTGTTTAAGACCCTCTCAATGTTAATCATGAGGAAAGGTTTTTAATGACATGACATATTCCCAGAGACGCAAGGGCCCATAGCTTAGCCTGGTTGGAGCGCCCGGCTGATAACCGGGAGGTCAGGAGTCCAAATCTCCTTGGGCCCATCCAGTCATTTTATGATTAGGGTCTGGCTCTACCTGCAGACGCGGATCGCCTGCAGGGGCGAGGTCCTGACCCCCTTCCTTACTTCCCTCAGAAACGAGTAGCCCTTCTCCTGCGCCTTCCTGAGGTCCTCGACGGTGAGCCCGAGGTACTCCATCGTTTGCTTCGTGTCCGCGTGCCCGAAGAGCGCCGCGATCTCCTCGATCGCCACGCCCGCGTAGTGTAAGTTCCTCCCGCAGGTCCTCCGGAGCGTGTGGTTCGACACCGGCCTGTCGATCCCAGCCCTCTGCGCAGCCCGTGCGACGATCCTGTCGAGCGCCGTGTCCTTGTAGGACCCCAGCCTCCCGTGCTGAGAGTATATCACGAATTGCTGCGGGACCTCCTGATCCGGCCTCTGCGAGAGCGCTTCCTCGATGATCCTCTCCCTCTCCTCTTCCCAGGCCTTCACTTCCGCCTCGGTGTCCGGCGCGAAGGCGATGGTCCTCCACTTCCCGCCGCCGCGCCCCTTCCCGTGCACATTGATGTACCCGAGGCACTCCCCGCCGGCCCAAACATACTGGATGTCCGAGCACTTCAGCCTCTTTACCTCCACCCTCCTGAGGCCGAGGCGGAGCTCGAGGTGTACGACGATCCGCTCCACGCCGCGGGCCGCGTCGAGGATCCTGAGGGTCTCCTCCGGTGTGAGCCAATCGACCTTCATCCGGCTCCCCTGCGGCCACGCGATCATCATCCTGTCTATCACATTGTTGCCGTAGTACTTGAGGAAGCCGTTGAGTATCGCGAGCTTCCAGCGCTGAGTCGCCGGGGCCTCGTCGGCCCAGGCCTCCCGTCGCAAGTAGTCCACTTCCTCCTCCCCTATATTCCGCAGGGTCGATTCCATCCCTGCGTCCGCCAAGGCCTTCAGGGCATTCGTAATCTCGCGCCTGTACTGGACCACCGTTTCTCGGTTCGCCCTCCCGCACCTCGCTAAGGCGCGGAGGTAGTCCTCCAGATCGCTGCGGAGACGCCTCTCGGCCGTAGGCATCTCTACCACCCGTATGCATTTCCAAAGATATTATGCATCCCATCCCTCCTGAGAAAAAGCGGGGCCCCGGGCGGCGGGCAAGGCGACCAGTACCTTTGGGGGAATACGGGAGGAAGCGCCCCCGCCCGGGATTTGTATTCATTGCGACTTCCGCCACGGCTCACGCCTCCGGCGGGACGACTTTGGCCAGGTACACCCTGCCCTGGTCGTCTTTGTAAAGAACGACGTGATCGCCAATCTTAGCTCTCAAAGCCTCCATTACTGGCTTCGTTAACGAAATTCTCCCTTTGTCAGTGATTTTGACAGTCGTGAGCAATACCATGGTCTCACCGATTGTCGATTATCGCTAATAGTAAAGCAAGTATTGGGATTTAAGGGTTGCGATTATCGATAATCGCTAATCGGTAATAGAATTAAATCTTTCGATTTGCGATTTTCGATTATGATCTATACCTCGCCTTTGGAAATATTAGAAAACACATACGCGTTAAGGATACTCGTCGTTTTGAAGAGGAAAGGTCCCCTCTTCCGATCAATCCTTTACAACTTAATTTCTAAATCCACAGGAGCACCACGGATCAGAGTAGACGAGCTCATTGAAGCTGGTCTCCTTGAAGAAAAAATCAGCACAGTCCCTCCTTTCACGAAGACCGTCTCCCTGACGGAAAAAGGCAAGAAAGTCGCGGAGAAGGTCGCGGAGATCGAGGAGATACTGAGGGAGGAAGAGCGGTGATGGACGAAATGGAGAGCTGGCTGATGTCGGGGGTGATTTGTTGTGGACTCAGGTCGGCATGAGGGGGAAGCCAGAGATTGGGTAAAGGAATGTCTAGAAAAAACCTCTGAATCCAAGGAAATCGAGTTTAAGAGCTCATTCGATCCGAAAGATGAACTGCATGTTCTCAATATAGTCAGGGAAATAGTCGCGATCGCAAACTCAGGCGGTGGGTACATAGTTTTCGGGGTCGACAACAGCGGAAACCCCACAGGAGACGATCTCAAAATTCTGCAGTGGGATCCTGCAAAGATCACCGATCAAATAAACAAATACACTTCCGTGCAATTTTGTGGGTTCGAAATACAGCGCGCAGAAAAGGATGGGAAGCAGGTCGCCGTCATGAAAATTGAAGAGGTCAATCCTCCGCTGGTCTTCACGAAGGAAGGTGAATACACAGATAGAACGGATCCCAGCAGAAAGAAATGCGCGTTTCACCGTGGCACTATCTATTATAGGCACGGCACAAAAACTGAACCAGGAGACCAGAATGACATCCGCGAGTCGTATGATAGATTCCTTGAAAGGCGTAGGAAAAAAGTCATTGAGGTGCTTGAAGCCGCGCCAGGGGTAAAGATAGAAGTTTTAACCCATGCAC
Coding sequences within:
- a CDS encoding AbrB/MazE/SpoVT family DNA-binding domain-containing protein; the encoded protein is MVLLTTVKITDKGRISLTKPVMEALRAKIGDHVVLYKDDQGRVYLAKVVPPEA
- a CDS encoding putative DNA binding domain-containing protein, whose product is MDSGRHEGEARDWVKECLEKTSESKEIEFKSSFDPKDELHVLNIVREIVAIANSGGGYIVFGVDNSGNPTGDDLKILQWDPAKITDQINKYTSVQFCGFEIQRAEKDGKQVAVMKIEEVNPPLVFTKEGEYTDRTDPSRKKCAFHRGTIYYRHGTKTEPGDQNDIRESYDRFLERRRKKVIEVLEAAPGVKIEVLTHAPGKTGVSATTDDRTERVARIKVEDYYIYALKDIVEKINAQIRGKKINRYDIKILIKVYDLESNDMYMKKISYYGNGSFRYSEEFLKWLLDEVKRDPSLFQKAREKYKQSKGKQDNSGQ
- a CDS encoding site-specific integrase, with protein sequence MPTAERRLRSDLEDYLRALARCGRANRETVVQYRREITNALKALADAGMESTLRNIGEEEVDYLRREAWADEAPATQRWKLAILNGFLKYYGNNVIDRMMIAWPQGSRMKVDWLTPEETLRILDAARGVERIVVHLELRLGLRRVEVKRLKCSDIQYVWAGGECLGYINVHGKGRGGGKWRTIAFAPDTEAEVKAWEEERERIIEEALSQRPDQEVPQQFVIYSQHGRLGSYKDTALDRIVARAAQRAGIDRPVSNHTLRRTCGRNLHYAGVAIEEIAALFGHADTKQTMEYLGLTVEDLRKAQEKGYSFLREVRKGVRTSPLQAIRVCR